Proteins from one Mycoplasma sp. Pen4 genomic window:
- a CDS encoding Mbov_0397 family ICE element conjugal transfer ATPase, translating into MLQAKPLKRNQFKIFRNMSWFDMIVFLIFALSDFIICFFGFPHLNIAYRVLISVMFIPLIMSLFLTVKDTSYKVYQMLWIWIKYESSKKKFKDDEINDLMVFTEIDNDGVLATNKLSKNKEFYARLLKLHGNSIFKYDKYNQEQLLEELTKGISTIKTPINIIKINSKNDFKENIFYADEALKKFKDKKSQIYLNALKSDLELFENQKYQVYYILVYGESETALIENTQNVKTAFENVNFLIEEQDQIQTLLFYSNFYDLDKSQPEIELKTLNARTDRVNIREILDINSIEFSSNNFKVNDKYHSMQGIKEFDYEVDNGWLNTIYDSDSNVFISISPLSQTVAEKLLESSNRKIGAQAYEKTQHFLRDKKNQYEYEIFNQLTENIVKNQTKPLLDVGVYLLNTALKENDLNEIEKVNESNAKKENIKLGKFNFEQFKCWNQSQIPPTDFLNTSIQALPELIAFGWPWNLELLNDHNNFILGTQKNDGSPVFFDLFHRDGYRRNSNAIIIGTSGSGKSTFSMKLLNYMHYAKSQIIIIDPQDEYVDLCKNISGQYIDIKNDSKTIINPLEIQINKVNSDNTTVFNIIDNHIDFVSKWFQILFESISNTEKILIKTALKTLYIKWNFYHQKTIKDLKRQKNWPIIDDFIKELENTQFNNELEKEIYQKPLIKLVKEFKFFFQEQISNKNIFNKPSNINLDNKFIVFNVKKLLAQQNQGSAQAQIYLLLNIINTKIYMNSINNSKNKTILFIDEAHFALKDNTPVIREFIIDTTKTIRKYNGSIVLATQNVNDISQNAAKILGNIQYSFFFNCKQLDIDSIKALYETNQTLTDQDLKFISNAKTGECLMLLTEKKHYQIKANYNNLEKDLFFKDFTIIEKYTKSLKFEITALFKKLSDSELKDELLTEYNKEIAMFESNLSLYSKNQEFLSFLVSFKENLIKVIRNI; encoded by the coding sequence ATGCTACAAGCAAAACCACTAAAAAGAAACCAATTCAAAATTTTTAGAAATATGTCTTGGTTTGATATGATTGTATTTCTGATTTTTGCTTTATCTGACTTTATAATTTGTTTCTTTGGTTTCCCACATTTAAATATTGCATATAGAGTATTAATTTCAGTAATGTTTATACCACTGATTATGTCGTTATTTTTAACAGTTAAAGATACATCATATAAGGTTTATCAAATGCTTTGAATTTGAATTAAGTATGAATCATCTAAAAAGAAATTTAAAGATGATGAGATAAATGACTTAATGGTATTCACTGAAATAGATAATGATGGAGTTCTTGCTACAAACAAACTAAGCAAAAATAAAGAATTTTATGCAAGATTATTGAAGTTGCATGGTAATTCCATTTTTAAATATGATAAATACAACCAAGAACAACTTTTAGAAGAACTAACAAAAGGAATTAGTACTATCAAAACACCAATTAACATCATTAAAATTAACAGTAAAAATGATTTTAAGGAAAATATATTCTATGCTGATGAAGCACTTAAAAAATTTAAAGACAAGAAATCACAAATTTATTTAAATGCTTTAAAAAGTGATTTAGAGTTGTTTGAAAACCAAAAATACCAAGTCTATTACATTTTAGTTTATGGTGAAAGTGAAACTGCATTAATTGAAAACACCCAAAATGTTAAAACTGCTTTTGAGAATGTTAATTTCTTAATTGAAGAGCAAGATCAAATTCAAACATTGCTTTTTTATAGTAATTTCTATGATCTTGATAAATCACAACCAGAAATTGAATTAAAAACATTAAATGCAAGAACAGATAGAGTAAATATTAGAGAAATATTAGACATAAACTCTATTGAGTTTTCTTCAAATAACTTTAAGGTAAATGATAAATACCACTCTATGCAAGGAATAAAAGAATTTGATTATGAAGTAGATAATGGTTGACTTAATACTATTTATGATAGTGATTCAAATGTTTTTATCAGTATTAGTCCTTTATCACAAACTGTTGCAGAGAAACTTCTTGAAAGTTCCAACAGAAAAATTGGAGCACAAGCTTATGAAAAAACACAACACTTTTTAAGAGATAAGAAAAACCAGTATGAGTATGAAATTTTTAATCAATTGACTGAAAACATTGTTAAAAACCAAACAAAACCACTATTAGATGTTGGAGTTTATCTATTAAATACAGCATTAAAAGAAAATGATTTAAATGAAATCGAAAAAGTAAATGAATCAAATGCTAAAAAAGAAAACATTAAGTTGGGAAAATTTAATTTCGAACAGTTTAAATGTTGAAATCAATCACAAATTCCACCAACAGATTTCTTAAACACCTCAATTCAAGCATTACCAGAATTAATTGCTTTTGGTTGACCTTGAAATTTAGAATTATTGAATGATCATAATAACTTTATTTTAGGAACTCAAAAGAATGATGGTTCCCCAGTGTTCTTTGATCTATTCCATAGAGATGGGTACAGGAGAAATAGTAATGCAATTATTATTGGAACATCAGGTAGTGGTAAATCCACTTTCAGTATGAAACTTTTAAATTATATGCATTATGCAAAATCACAAATTATCATCATTGATCCACAAGATGAATATGTTGATTTATGCAAAAATATTTCAGGTCAATATATTGATATAAAAAATGACTCTAAAACAATTATTAATCCACTTGAAATCCAAATAAACAAAGTAAATAGTGATAATACCACTGTATTTAACATAATTGATAATCACATTGACTTTGTTTCAAAATGATTCCAAATTCTTTTTGAAAGCATTTCTAATACAGAGAAAATTCTAATCAAAACTGCTTTAAAAACTCTTTATATTAAATGAAATTTTTATCACCAAAAAACAATTAAAGATCTTAAAAGACAGAAAAATTGACCTATTATTGATGACTTTATTAAAGAACTAGAAAACACTCAATTCAATAATGAATTAGAGAAAGAAATTTACCAAAAACCATTAATTAAACTTGTTAAAGAGTTTAAATTCTTTTTCCAAGAACAAATTTCTAATAAAAACATCTTTAATAAACCATCAAACATCAATTTAGACAACAAGTTTATTGTATTTAATGTTAAAAAACTGCTAGCACAACAAAATCAAGGTTCAGCACAAGCACAAATTTATTTACTATTGAATATCATTAACACAAAAATTTATATGAACTCAATCAATAATTCAAAAAATAAGACAATTCTTTTTATTGATGAAGCACACTTTGCTTTAAAAGATAACACACCAGTAATTAGAGAGTTTATTATTGATACAACCAAAACAATTCGTAAATATAATGGTTCTATTGTTTTAGCAACTCAAAATGTAAATGATATTTCACAAAATGCAGCAAAAATACTTGGAAATATTCAATACTCATTTTTCTTTAACTGTAAGCAACTTGATATTGATTCAATTAAAGCATTATATGAAACCAACCAAACTTTAACAGATCAAGATCTAAAATTCATTTCAAATGCTAAAACAGGTGAATGTTTAATGCTTTTAACTGAAAAGAAACACTACCAGATTAAAGCAAATTACAACAATTTAGAAAAAGACTTATTCTTTAAAGATTTCACAATTATAGAGAAATACACTAAGTCTCTTAAATTTGAAATAACAGCTTTATTTAAAAAGTTATCTGATTCAGAGTTGAAAGATGAATTATTAACAGAATATAACAAGGAAATAGCAATGTTTGAATCTAATTTATCTTTATATTCTAAAAATCAGGAATTTTTAAGTTTCCTAGTTTCATTTAAAGAAAACTTAATTAAAGTAATCAGAAATATTTAG
- a CDS encoding DNA methyltransferase: MKNKNRQEILLNDYLNKVDNLLPCEFNDGQKELVKLILELVNKEQPSNLQNAYQFLINRIKLGFRFDAAPDVPNKDKVIILEKDKTRSFKLDNQKPQNQLIIGENYDALKALNLIEDTKHKSQNPKYDVIYIDPPYNTEATKEDGNGRDYENTGKFVYKDKFTQNGWLNMMNDRLILARDLLKKDGVIFVSIDDTEQAYLKVLMDGIFGEENFITSFIWQRTFHSNKNNNGKKIFRNAEYIHVYSKNSDSIKFFNEGEKTNFCDAPLKNHSNSLKKLKFPINSVYYKQDDAWNNEEIVIEFKSRWNQEKINSEFLNGTTYIRAIEN, encoded by the coding sequence ATGAAGAATAAAAACAGACAAGAAATTTTATTAAATGACTATTTAAACAAAGTAGATAACTTACTACCATGTGAATTCAATGATGGTCAAAAAGAATTAGTTAAATTAATCTTGGAATTAGTAAATAAAGAACAACCAAGCAACTTACAAAATGCATATCAATTCCTAATCAATAGAATTAAATTAGGTTTTAGATTTGACGCAGCTCCTGATGTACCAAATAAAGATAAAGTTATTATCTTAGAAAAAGATAAAACACGCTCATTTAAACTTGATAATCAAAAACCTCAAAACCAACTTATCATTGGCGAAAACTATGATGCCCTAAAAGCATTAAACTTAATTGAAGATACAAAACATAAAAGTCAAAATCCTAAATATGATGTAATCTATATAGATCCACCATACAACACTGAAGCAACAAAAGAAGACGGAAACGGTAGAGATTATGAAAACACAGGTAAATTTGTCTACAAAGATAAATTTACTCAAAACGGTTGGCTAAACATGATGAATGATAGACTGATACTAGCTCGTGATCTCTTAAAAAAAGATGGTGTTATTTTCGTTTCAATCGACGATACAGAACAAGCTTATTTAAAAGTTTTAATGGATGGGATTTTTGGTGAAGAAAACTTTATTACAAGTTTTATTTGACAAAGAACCTTTCATTCAAATAAAAACAACAATGGAAAGAAAATTTTTAGAAACGCAGAATATATTCATGTTTACTCAAAAAACTCAGATTCTATAAAGTTTTTTAACGAAGGAGAGAAAACAAACTTTTGTGATGCTCCATTAAAAAATCATTCAAATTCATTAAAGAAATTAAAATTCCCAATTAATTCTGTTTACTATAAACAAGATGATGCATGGAATAATGAAGAAATAGTGATTGAGTTTAAATCTAGATGAAACCAAGAAAAAATTAATTCTGAATTTTTAAATGGAACTACATATATTAGGGCGATAGAAAATTAA
- a CDS encoding Mbov_0396 family ICE element transmembrane protein, whose translation MFAWLINSIGYAIFSGLWYILVFLPGWILHIIYTTLEFVALKLPIYILFGGYEINFSTGFFIRFFGIALICLFFVVGIVFYRFIQARKDVENQQLFKESIKRGTLSFLMVVGIPILMWLMMIFFVIIYQLVKNSIFNQDTSLSQYIFKVLEPKWTETSEGHKAWIQVQNTFQPLSYNEWFYIDGSGILLIIKLAIAIFAIVVVIFGLFIRVIKAIAYEFVYFLWLPVAITQGTNDAGETLKKWFAKFTESVLSIFIILICLLLYIMLLQTTFEQVPSLIDEILGDNSTALSGEWTTSILSIAIILGMTYGINGMITRLMYFFNLDQFAESSIRLRRNKNKTANNTANTKETKAEANKTISYEKNTLKRNNDLGVRAKTSARNAKNTMSKEKTAEQAINNALKPWFIKIFNKLQEGDKVK comes from the coding sequence GTGTTTGCCTGACTAATTAATTCCATTGGTTATGCGATTTTCTCAGGATTGTGATACATACTTGTATTTCTTCCTGGTTGAATTCTTCATATCATTTACACAACACTAGAATTTGTTGCTTTAAAACTACCAATTTACATTTTATTTGGTGGTTATGAAATAAACTTCTCAACTGGTTTCTTTATAAGGTTCTTTGGTATTGCACTGATATGTCTTTTCTTTGTAGTTGGTATAGTCTTTTATAGATTTATACAAGCAAGAAAAGATGTAGAAAACCAACAATTATTCAAAGAATCAATAAAGCGTGGGACATTATCATTTTTAATGGTAGTTGGAATACCAATATTAATGTGATTAATGATGATCTTTTTTGTAATTATTTATCAGTTAGTTAAAAATTCAATCTTTAACCAAGATACATCTCTATCACAATACATATTTAAAGTATTAGAACCAAAATGAACTGAAACATCAGAAGGACACAAAGCATGAATTCAAGTGCAAAATACATTTCAACCTTTAAGTTATAATGAATGATTTTACATAGATGGTAGTGGTATTTTACTTATCATCAAACTTGCAATTGCAATTTTTGCAATTGTAGTTGTGATCTTTGGACTTTTTATACGTGTTATCAAAGCAATTGCTTATGAATTTGTTTATTTCTTATGATTACCAGTTGCTATAACACAAGGGACTAATGATGCAGGAGAAACATTAAAGAAATGATTTGCTAAATTCACAGAGAGTGTATTAAGTATTTTCATTATATTAATTTGTCTTCTCTTATACATTATGTTGCTTCAAACTACTTTTGAACAAGTACCATCATTGATTGATGAGATTTTAGGTGATAATTCAACAGCACTTTCTGGTGAATGAACTACATCAATTTTATCAATTGCAATCATCTTAGGTATGACTTATGGAATTAATGGTATGATAACCAGATTAATGTATTTCTTTAATCTAGATCAGTTTGCTGAATCATCAATCAGACTAAGACGCAACAAGAACAAAACAGCAAATAACACAGCAAATACAAAAGAAACCAAAGCTGAAGCTAACAAAACAATTAGCTATGAAAAAAACACATTAAAAAGAAATAATGATTTAGGTGTAAGAGCAAAAACAAGTGCTAGAAATGCTAAAAACACTATGAGTAAGGAAAAAACAGCAGAACAAGCAATTAACAATGCTCTTAAACCTTGATTTATTAAGATATTTAACAAGTTGCAAGAAGGAGATAAGGTGAAATAG